In the Pararge aegeria chromosome 16, ilParAegt1.1, whole genome shotgun sequence genome, tttttatagaaGAGCTTACTCCAAAATTGGTGGTAGACAGTCAAACgttaacttgtaataaaatctgtttagttcaattaaacaaaaagtaagcTGTGCCAAAAGCAGCTTTATTTCAGTGACTATTAGGTGGAATATATTGTACACCCTTTGTACCCAGcaagtaaaattgaaaattttgtaCTACTTGCTTGAAGCTATTGCAGGCACTaaaagtatgtattttatttggtaGCCAATAAAACCCATGTAAATATAAATCATGGTTGTAGCTAATAGTGGaagattatattttgtattagatAATAGTTGTAAAGGTCGCAAAGCAATATtacgtaataatattaagttttaataaatttaagcaCCAAAGAGAAATCAAAATGTAGCCATTCAGCTAGTTTCTGAACCTActtatttgatatttatgtaaatttggCATGtgatatattacatattatgaatatttattattgttccaTTTGGGAATGAtacataagtattatttttttatttagttttatttctacTGATAATTTatcactaaaaataatttagatacAATGCAtgtgtttacaataaaatgttgATGATTAAAGTACCTGTTTTTATCTTTTGTCATTTGCCACCTATGCTAAGCTaaaaacatacctacatacctatttgttacccataaaatatacctatctaTAAATTGTTGAATTATAATGGAATTTGATATGGAAAATTGGATCATGTATCTTTTATCACTGCAGATATGTTTAGATTACGTAAATAATACAAacaccggcatatttagcaaacacaaaaaaggtttgatatgagtatcatataaggttgctggctggtttgtacgtcatttaatttaaaaagaaatattttcaaataacatcacattttatgcaattgttttaattttattcaaatacacctTATCTGGAGCGAACTTGGAGTAAGTAAATACtcgattttgatttaaaatttcattgaaatactgttttttgttCGTTTTTGTTAATTGCGCATCTCTCTGGAGTTGAGGACTGAATTATGCCTGACTTAACCCCAACAGAGATTGCCAGGGCACTCGAAATGCGAAGAAATGGTCAAACCTACAGAGTGATATCCAGAGATCTTCGTCGACCAGTTTCAACGATCCATCGCAGTATCCAACGGTTCAGGGAGACCGGTACATATGTGAAGAGCAGGACAAGGCAGAAAAAGACGCACTTCAAGTAGGGATGATCGTTTCATTCGTCTTCGTGTACGTAGGTACCCCCGTTTGATGGCCGTCGAAGCCCGACATGAGTTAGAAGTAGTGCGGGGTGTAACCGTAAGTGAGCGTACAGTACGAAGATGGTTTGAAGAAGCTGGTTTGGGTTCATTTGTGCCCGCTTAGGCTCCAAGGCTCGAGGTAAATCATCGTAGAAACAGGTCAACTTTTGCTCAGGAACATCGACTTTGGAACGCGGACCAATGGAGTAAGACCAAGGTATTGTTTAGTGATGAGTGCAGAATTctcttaaattaaattgacggCAAGCAAAGAATGTACAGACGCAAAGGAGAATGATACATTCAGACAAATATTGAAACTACAGTTGCAGGGTGGATCAATAATGGTTTGGGCGGGAATTTGTTTGGGAGCTCGCACAGACTTCGTAGTTATTGTCAGAGGGAGTCTGACTGCAGACCGCTATATCAGAGAAGTTTTAGAAGAAATTGTCGTACCGTTTGCCCATATCGGtgacgattttgtttttatgcagaATAATGCTCGGCCGCATACCGCTCGAGTAACTGAAGCTTATCTTAATGATATGAATATCACTGTTATGGAGTGGCCGGCGAGATCACCGGATATGAACTCAATAGAGCACGTTTAGGACTTgctgaaaagaaaagttaagtcCAAAATTCCAGCTCCTGCCAACGTGGGTCAACTGCGAATCGCCGTAGTTGAGGAATGGCGGAGACTATCCCAGGATAACATCATTCTCAGTATGACTAGACGGGTAGAAACTTTAATAAGAGCACGTGGATGAAATACGCGATATTAATCactatttttctaatttaattaattgttattttaatattcacttTTCCCGGTTACATGAAAGTTCCATAATGTACCATTTTTCACAAGAAGCCTTTACTCGCAAAATCgagtagattttaaaataaaaccatatttttttaattatggaccTTTTTTATGTTCCGCTAAATATACCGGTGTGTATACTTCCAAGGTTATGGGTGGATTACAAGTTTGTAGTGTCAATGCTTTTATCAGTGATTTATTTGCAATTCAAAGTTTTATCAGATAAATTCGTAGGTCATTGTTTGTGTTTATGGTATTAATTCCATATCTCTTATAATTTAACTGCCTTATGATATTACTTGTAGACATTGGTAATATTATCTACCTATATCTCGTTGAAACACTTGAtttgaataaactttaaaaaaatagtttatacaACTAAATCTTTGTGTGTTTCCTTTTAAAGTCAAACTACCAAGGTTAGTCAGTCAATTGTAGGTAGTGTTTTAAATTCTCCACGAATCAGAGCTTTAAAGAATGGAGACAGGTAATATTTTACTCTGTCATTaggttaaatattatattaattgcgATAATTGAATAAGTAAGACCTTTCAATTGAAAACATAGGTGTAACAAGCAATAAGCAATTTCGTCAAACTCTGAAAAGGGCTAAGGTAAGAATTCCTGGGCAAACCGATCTTAGTGGAATTGTTGtggaaaaaaacaacatatgaaattataaaattacatttatcacTCTATCAAAGTTATACTTATAACAACATTATTTACAATGAATTCTACTATATTATATGACAAATAAATTTACCATATATTGcaccaatataaaaaatatataagttatagTGTTACAATATTTACTTTCTCTATGGATAATCAAATTCTGAGTGATATGATTGTATAATTTCTGAACGACAAGTGTTGTCAACTAATCcatgaaaaaagatatttttttatgtgtaaatcAATTATATTACGCCAATAAATGTAAAACAAGGGTGCAGGGGGTTTTTCACAgaccatttatttttctttaaatgcaTGGCAAACTAAATCctgttataaaaacaatacctactaataaataaaactatttttgctacatacaaaattaacatTTGCTTGGAATaaacacttatttattaaaacattcacTACAAACGACAACAGCCTTACTTTATCTACATGTTTAATAAATATGGCAATATTTTATCTGTCATAGAAATCTTACTATGTGACAACTTTGTACATCGAAATaggtaaaattgtttatttaaatatatataaatataaagtatttattaaaattacattcatttattagatagattataaataatattattaaaagactTAATATCTAGTAATATCAATATATCGATTGGACATGtcaaacttttaaaacaaatagcTGCCATGAGCACTTCattgtattttatgaataaataaaatttgtctaAAAAGTCACGCCAGTGAAATTAgatgaaaaatgtaaacaaacagaCCGACATGATGATAGTTAGTTGGTATCTCTGACTATCTATTGCGCATATAATTTTGACACAATTTGTCTACATTTATTATCTTGTCTCGTTGGCCTTCCTTAGACTACAATTTACGCGTCACGAAAGTTGGACCGGAGTTGTTGGTCGTACCTTCCTTTTTAAGTCATGTTTATGAATTGGTAGAATAGTTATGAAGTGCTATGCACATGGCATAAAGCACGTGCGATACTATGGAGTATTTTTGACAATAGTTCTACTTGGTAATTCAAACTTTCGTGACGTGTAATGCATTATTTTACACTACTACTAAAACATTGACGTACCAATAAATCCGATAAAATCTTTGGTAAAGGAGCAGTAACTATTTGCTTAAGAAGCATTATGTGACACCAAAGATAACTAGATACAGCCAACCATAGACTATCAATACTGATCACCAAGTTGCGCTGTAGACAAAGCCATAAACCAATTGGACACAATCGACAAAAAATACtgagattttatttttcaattaaaataatcaatctgttcatattattaatgtgataaATCTATCAAGGTACTGGGTagccattaattaattaaaaggacAATTCTTGTAGCGTGGTTGGGAAAATAGGAGCGTAAAACTCTTGAGCGTTTAACTTTAGGTCACTCTACTGACCACACTAGACCAGACCTGATAAAGCTGACCCAAACTGTCCAGTATACTGGCATATCgatattaactaaataaatttcaGTTTAGCGTGTAGGTTAAGAAAGGTACACACGATCCAGCGCAAACTTTATGCATATAAACTGTTTGTAGCTAATAAATTTGTTATCATTACGTTTTTTATATCACTTTATTATGTGTAATTCACTTGTAGACTATAAAACTTTATCGACAATTCTACGTCACTTGTATGCGTGGGTGGGAGAGTGCGAAACATTTGCTGCACTGTTCCAACACTTTATGACGCAGTCTGCAGCGACACATAGCGAACAGTTCCCTGAGACAGTGTCtttataaaaaattctttatcagTCTCTATGATTTACATCTTTGCATCAACGTTTGTGATTGTCTGTGGCTCTGCGCCCAGCATCAATTGAATTTCGTCGGCGCTCTTTCCCTTCGTCTCAGGTACAACGAAGAATATAAACACGAAACCTATAAGCATTATTCCCGCGAATATCCAGAACACTTGGCCGGATCCTATAAGGGTATTCAAAGAGTTGAATGTGCTGGTAACAGTGAAGCTGAGCAACCAGTTGAAGGTACCAGCGGTCGATCCAACAAACGCCTTGATGTCGATAAGACATAGCTCCCCAGCCATCATCCAAGGAATGGGACCGAAACCGATAGAAAACGCAATAATAAACAGAGACAATGACAGCAACGGAAGCCACGAAATAGCAGCTACTATTGACGAATTTTCACCATGAGTGTCCTTCAAGAAGAAGAAAACTCCTAAAGCAGTTGAACATAAGCACATGACCAATGCTGAGAACAATAAAAGAATACGTCTACCCAGTTTGTCGACTACCAAACTTGAAGTAAAAGTTGCTATTACTTGAATTACTCCAATAATTATGGTAGCAATTGCAGCTGGTATCGTTGCCCCTGCACTGTCGAAGATCGAGGAAGTATTGAAGATTACAGCGTTAATCCCAGACAGCTGTTGGAACAACATCAAGGCGTAGCAAATCAAGAGCGCTTTTAGAGCAGTCTTCTTTGTTATCGCGGATGCAAAGGAAATGGGCTGACTTTTGGCTAAATCAGCTTTAAGTTGTAGATTATTCAATTCGCTATCAACATCGTAGTTCCTTCCACGCAACCTGATTAGAGCGTCTTTTGCCTCGTCCGATCTACCTTTAACGACTAAAAAGCTTGGACTTTCGGGCATGAAGAAGAACACTAAACCAAATATAATCGGGATCAATGTACATAGGATGTTGAATACAAAAACGCTTGTGTAACTACCCACAGCGTAGGCAAAGAGTATACCAACAGTTATCATCAATTGGAAGAAACTTCCCAAGGTCCCTCGTATTGAGTCTTGAGCGATTTCACTGTTATAAGCTGGCGCGGTGACGCAAAAGGCACCTCCCGCTATACCAGTAATAAACCTCCCAGCCATCAGCATACCGACACTCGTCGCGAAAGTTATAAGTAACCAGCCTAAAGTGAACGGTATGACAAGTAACAGCATGGTTTTCTTCCGGCCTATGGCGTCCATGACAAGGCCTATGGGGAAGCAAACGGCAGCGGCTCCCAAATTTATGAGGGAGGATATCCAGTCGCCCTGGGCTTGTGAGACTTCGAAATCGTACTCGCTGGTGTTGTTCTGGGTTATTTTGAAGATAACTGGCGAAGACCATCCCAGCATGGCACCGGCTGCTAATGCGCCGAGGGTAGCtggaaaaattaaaagcaaaattaaaaatctggttaatatctttatatagaaagacttagattaaaattaaaattttatgtaggtatgtgGTTACAGAGACGAGCAAGAGCTGGATTTACCGTTAACGCGCCCATCCTTCTTATTGTCACTAATATGAGATTTGATACGATCGTTAAAGCCCGCTTACTCACATTGGAAAATAATGGTTTGCCTATGCCCTAAACCCACTCCattttaataaatctgtaaTTTGCCTCTACTAAGTTCAGCTTATGATAACTTAAATGATAGCGTAACCCAACCAGACGTACTATAACTGTCTGTATGATAGCCCAATTAAGGCATGACTTTCTTAAGGTAACCTTTAATGCAGTAATTGAAGCTATATTTTACTGCAGAAAAGCCATCAATCTAGGCGCTATGCTTTTTCATAATTTCGGATATACCAAAGTAGATAACCTCCTGAAGGTTTCTAACACCGTCACCGGGGGATGGAGCGATTGCGAAACCTACCAGGAGATGATACCCATGGTTCGAGGGCTTTGGGTCACTTTGGTAGGATggttaaaaaggtatttttaagttacaacaatgtatctttttttttttttcatgatcaTGCCTAACGGAGTGCAATGTCTAGGATCACTTTTTCATTATAGCGTTTGAGTTAGTCAAATTTTACGAGGTTCTATATAAAACTGGATGTTTTGTCTACAACactttttttccactacaagttagccttaactacaatctcaccagctggtaagtTAAACCCCAATTGGTTAGTGACTTcagtaaaataagtttattactgtttattttacCTTTCAATTGTTCATATCTATTATATATGTGAAGGTGTGTCTGTCtatttatacattaataaaaGATGCTGAACAAGCTGATGAACATAGGAATAGGATCTTATCTGTGGAACCAATCTAGAGTGTTTTAGAAAACTAAACTTTTAGCTCCTCCACCATACTCAGTGTGGTGCTACAAAGTTACAACAATATTGAAGCAATAGCTTACAGAGAAAATACTTATAAGTATGACACAGCAAATGGTTCCTggggtattataaaaaaaccataaaacctTGATTGTTTAAAATTAGTGGCAAAAAATATTACCAATATGTTTTATGTAAATACCTGATAATGCTGCAATGTACTGTGGTAGCTTCCTCCCTGAGTCATCTCTAGGCTCCACCAATTGCGACTGCGACACTCCCACCTCCGCCATCGCACCGTTATTGCCTCCTGCTTGctggaaataaagaaaaaataatgtaaatataaggTGATCTACAGGGATATCATTAGCGTGatctaatttctttatttaagtgGAAATATTGTCCCAGGAGTAAATAATCTCAAAGTCAAGACTTCAGTAATAGATACGCAATCACACTGAAAAGGCTAAAtggatctggatgaaatttagcacagatatattatatagactATTGTTTCAAGTAGCAATTCATTATTGTTACTATTTTTTATGGTAGATAAAGCAGCTTTTGCTGATGCTCGAGTGACGCTCAGTTCTATAGTCATCTCTAGTGATCCTACGATCACAAGA is a window encoding:
- the LOC120630742 gene encoding facilitated trehalose transporter Tret1 isoform X3, encoding MTEKQPPSAETIGLLEKKQAGGNNGAMAEVGVSQSQLVEPRDDSGRKLPQYIAALSATLGALAAGAMLGWSSPVIFKITQNNTSEYDFEVSQAQGDWISSLINLGAAAVCFPIGLVMDAIGRKKTMLLLVIPFTLGWLLITFATSVGMLMAGRFITGIAGGAFCVTAPAYNSEIAQDSIRGTLGSFFQLMITVGILFAYAVGSYTSVFVFNILCTLIPIIFGLVFFFMPESPSFLVVKGRSDEAKDALIRLRGRNYDVDSELNNLQLKADLAKSQPISFASAITKKTALKALLICYALMLFQQLSGINAVIFNTSSIFDSAGATIPAAIATIIIGVIQVIATFTSSLVVDKLGRRILLLFSALVMCLCSTALGVFFFLKDTHGENSSIVAAISWLPLLSLSLFIIAFSIGFGPIPWMMAGELCLIDIKAFVGSTAGTFNWLLSFTVTSTFNSLNTLIGSGQVFWIFAGIMLIGFVFIFFVVPETKGKSADEIQLMLGAEPQTITNVDAKM
- the LOC120630742 gene encoding facilitated trehalose transporter Tret1 isoform X2 translates to MLKDYEVVTLSLKYYKDLDAKQAGGNNGAMAEVGVSQSQLVEPRDDSGRKLPQYIAALSATLGALAAGAMLGWSSPVIFKITQNNTSEYDFEVSQAQGDWISSLINLGAAAVCFPIGLVMDAIGRKKTMLLLVIPFTLGWLLITFATSVGMLMAGRFITGIAGGAFCVTAPAYNSEIAQDSIRGTLGSFFQLMITVGILFAYAVGSYTSVFVFNILCTLIPIIFGLVFFFMPESPSFLVVKGRSDEAKDALIRLRGRNYDVDSELNNLQLKADLAKSQPISFASAITKKTALKALLICYALMLFQQLSGINAVIFNTSSIFDSAGATIPAAIATIIIGVIQVIATFTSSLVVDKLGRRILLLFSALVMCLCSTALGVFFFLKDTHGENSSIVAAISWLPLLSLSLFIIAFSIGFGPIPWMMAGELCLIDIKAFVGSTAGTFNWLLSFTVTSTFNSLNTLIGSGQVFWIFAGIMLIGFVFIFFVVPETKGKSADEIQLMLGAEPQTITNVDAKM
- the LOC120630742 gene encoding facilitated trehalose transporter Tret1 isoform X4 yields the protein MAEVGVSQSQLVEPRDDSGRKLPQYIAALSATLGALAAGAMLGWSSPVIFKITQNNTSEYDFEVSQAQGDWISSLINLGAAAVCFPIGLVMDAIGRKKTMLLLVIPFTLGWLLITFATSVGMLMAGRFITGIAGGAFCVTAPAYNSEIAQDSIRGTLGSFFQLMITVGILFAYAVGSYTSVFVFNILCTLIPIIFGLVFFFMPESPSFLVVKGRSDEAKDALIRLRGRNYDVDSELNNLQLKADLAKSQPISFASAITKKTALKALLICYALMLFQQLSGINAVIFNTSSIFDSAGATIPAAIATIIIGVIQVIATFTSSLVVDKLGRRILLLFSALVMCLCSTALGVFFFLKDTHGENSSIVAAISWLPLLSLSLFIIAFSIGFGPIPWMMAGELCLIDIKAFVGSTAGTFNWLLSFTVTSTFNSLNTLIGSGQVFWIFAGIMLIGFVFIFFVVPETKGKSADEIQLMLGAEPQTITNVDAKM
- the LOC120630742 gene encoding facilitated trehalose transporter Tret1-2 homolog isoform X1; this encodes MRSSLYRRNRHDSSETDPLLPAIPGPSQNEEQAGGNNGAMAEVGVSQSQLVEPRDDSGRKLPQYIAALSATLGALAAGAMLGWSSPVIFKITQNNTSEYDFEVSQAQGDWISSLINLGAAAVCFPIGLVMDAIGRKKTMLLLVIPFTLGWLLITFATSVGMLMAGRFITGIAGGAFCVTAPAYNSEIAQDSIRGTLGSFFQLMITVGILFAYAVGSYTSVFVFNILCTLIPIIFGLVFFFMPESPSFLVVKGRSDEAKDALIRLRGRNYDVDSELNNLQLKADLAKSQPISFASAITKKTALKALLICYALMLFQQLSGINAVIFNTSSIFDSAGATIPAAIATIIIGVIQVIATFTSSLVVDKLGRRILLLFSALVMCLCSTALGVFFFLKDTHGENSSIVAAISWLPLLSLSLFIIAFSIGFGPIPWMMAGELCLIDIKAFVGSTAGTFNWLLSFTVTSTFNSLNTLIGSGQVFWIFAGIMLIGFVFIFFVVPETKGKSADEIQLMLGAEPQTITNVDAKM